In Halomarina salina, one DNA window encodes the following:
- a CDS encoding DUF6360 family protein translates to MSERILSVTAYTTLDLVDAEAEAHEFEEETYAVLDVSSPRNDPDHVTLALELDGTTLEHLHPHADRVTLTPDEARQIAADLEEHADRVEAARDD, encoded by the coding sequence ATGTCCGAGCGCATCCTGAGCGTCACCGCGTACACGACGCTGGACCTCGTCGACGCCGAGGCGGAGGCCCACGAGTTCGAGGAGGAGACGTACGCCGTCCTCGACGTCAGTTCGCCGCGCAACGACCCCGACCACGTCACGCTGGCGCTGGAACTCGACGGCACGACGCTGGAGCATCTGCACCCCCACGCGGACCGCGTGACGCTCACGCCCGACGAGGCCCGGCAGATAGCCGCCGACCTCGAAGAACACGCCGACCGCGTCGAGGCGGCACGGGACGACTGA
- a CDS encoding universal stress protein, translating to MYDRILVATDGSETARVAVDHAIDLAAVHDAALHALYVLHLRPSLEPNLELLYDQLEALGEEATAQVAENAAQQGVEVVEAMANGTPHRQILDYVDEHDVDLVVLGTHGRTGLEHALVGSVAERVVRLSPVPVLTVRHPASDE from the coding sequence ATGTACGACCGAATCCTCGTCGCGACGGACGGCAGCGAGACGGCACGGGTCGCCGTCGACCACGCCATCGACCTCGCGGCGGTCCACGACGCGGCGCTCCACGCGCTGTACGTCCTCCACCTCCGCCCCTCGCTCGAACCGAATCTGGAGCTGCTGTACGACCAGCTCGAAGCGTTGGGCGAGGAGGCGACCGCCCAGGTCGCGGAGAACGCTGCCCAGCAGGGCGTCGAGGTCGTCGAAGCGATGGCGAACGGCACCCCGCACCGCCAGATACTCGACTACGTCGACGAGCACGACGTCGACCTCGTCGTGCTTGGGACCCACGGACGGACGGGCCTCGAACACGCGCTCGTCGGCAGCGTCGCCGAGCGCGTGGTTCGCCTCTCGCCCGTCCCGGTGCTGACCGTCCGCCACCCCGCCTCCGACGAGTGA